A part of Heliangelus exortis chromosome 3, bHelExo1.hap1, whole genome shotgun sequence genomic DNA contains:
- the FHL5 gene encoding four and a half LIM domains protein 5, giving the protein MEKPTRMTSNHTDCHYCLQSLCGRKYALRKENAYCIPCYDSLFANPCEECKQPIECDSRDLAYKGRHWHDRCFRCAKCSRSLVEKPFAAKDELLLCTECYSDEYSSKCFHCQKTIMPGSRKMEFKGSSWHESCFVCQYCRQPLGTKPLITKDKENYCLSCFEKQFAHHCYSCKKVITSGGVTYDDQPWHTECFVCAGCETPLVGQRFISKDEYPYCVDCFGKLYAKKCASCKTPITALGSAKFISFEERQWHRECFNCAKCSVSLVGQGFLTQQDDVFCQECGSAS; this is encoded by the exons ATGGAGAAGCCCACCAGAATGACCAGCAATCACACAGACTGTCATTACTGCCTGCAGTCTCTTTGTGGAAGGAAGTATgcattaagaaaagaaaatgcttattGTATTCCATGTTATGACAGCCTGTTTGCCAATCCCTGTGAAGAATGCAAGCAACCTATTGAGTGTGATTCCAGG GATCTGGCCTACAAAGGCCGCCACTGGCATGACAGATGCTTCAGGTGTGCCAAATGCAGTCGCTCGCTGGTGGAGAAGCCGTTTGCTGCCAAGGATGAGCTCTTGCTGTGCACTGAGTGCTACTCTGATGAGTATTCATCTAAGTGTTTCCACTGCCAGAAGACCATTATGCCTG GTTCCCGTAAAATGGAATTCAAGGGAAGCTCCTGGCATGAATCCTGTTTTGTTTGCCAGTATTGCCGGCAGCCACTGGGAACAAAACCACTGATCACCAAGGACAAGGAGAATTACTGCCTGTCTTGTTTTGAGAAGCAGTTTGCTCACCACTGCTACTCTTGCAAAAAG GTAATAACTTCTGGGGGAGTGACCTATGATGACCAGCCTTGGCATACAGAATGCTTTGTGTGTGCTGGGTGTGAAACTCCACTTGTTGGACAGAGGTTTATTTCCAAAGATGAATACCCCTACTGTGTGGACTGTTTTGGCAAATTGTATGCTAAGAAGTGTGCTTCTTGCAAGACACCTATTACAG CTCTTGGAAGTGCCAAATTTATCTCCTTTGAAGAGCGCCAGTGGCACAGGGAATGCTTTAACTGTGCAAAGTGCTCTGTCTCGCTGGTGGGCCAGGGATTCCTCACTCAGCAGGATGATGTCTTTTGTCAAGAATGTGGCTCTGCTTCATAG